In Struthio camelus isolate bStrCam1 chromosome 13, bStrCam1.hap1, whole genome shotgun sequence, the following are encoded in one genomic region:
- the CLTB gene encoding clathrin light chain B isoform X1 — protein sequence MSGGAAPPPRRRRRSDSYARAQSGRAAPAAAAGARGGAMADDFGFFSSSEGAAAEEDPAADFLAQQESAIAGIENDEGFGPTDGEGAPASAPAPPEPAGFQNGGATVNGDVFQESNGPTDAYAAIAKADRLTQEPESIRKWREEQKKRLEELDAASKVTEQEWREKAKKDLEEWNLRQNEQMEKNRANNRASEEAFLKESKEEAPGSEWEKVAQLCDFNPKSSKQSKDVSRMRSVLISLKQTPLSR from the exons ATGTcaggcggcgccgccccccccccccgccgccgccgccgcagtgACAGCTACGCCCGGGCCCAgtcgggccgcgccgcgcctgcaGCCGCAGCGGGAGCGCGGGGGGGCGCCATGGCCGACGACTTCGGCTTCTTCTCCTCGTCCgagggcgccgccgccgaggaggaCCCGGCCGCCGACTTCCTGGCCCAGCAGGAGAGCGCGATCGCGGGCATCGAGAACGACGAGGGCTTCGGGCCGACCGACGGCGAAggggccccggcctcggccccggccccgccggaaCCGG cTGGTTTCCAGAATGGAGGAGCCACTGTCAATGGAGATGTCTTTCAG GAGTCCAACGGCCCCACAGATGCTTATGCAGCCATAGCCAAGGCTGACCGGCTGACCCAGGAGCCTGAGAGCATCCGCAAGTGGAGGGAGGAACAGAAGAAGCGGCTGGAGGAGCTGG ATGCAGCATCAAAGGTGACTGAGCAGGAATGGCGTGAGAAGgccaagaaggacctggaggAGTGGAACCTGCGTCAGAATGAGCAGATGGAGAAGAACCGCGCAAACAACAG GGCCTCGGAGGAAGCGTTCCTGAAGGAGTCCAAGGAGGAAGCCCCGGGCTCTGAGTGGGAGAAGGTGGCCCAGCTCTGTGATTTCAACCCcaaaagcagcaagcagagcaAGGATGTCTCGCGGATGCGCTCAGTGCTCATCTCCCTCAAACAGACGCCCCTGTCCCGCtag
- the CLTB gene encoding clathrin light chain B isoform X2 has product MADDFGFFSSSEGAAAEEDPAADFLAQQESAIAGIENDEGFGPTDGEGAPASAPAPPEPAGFQNGGATVNGDVFQESNGPTDAYAAIAKADRLTQEPESIRKWREEQKKRLEELDAASKVTEQEWREKAKKDLEEWNLRQNEQMEKNRANNRIADKAFYQQPDADVIGYVASEEAFLKESKEEAPGSEWEKVAQLCDFNPKSSKQSKDVSRMRSVLISLKQTPLSR; this is encoded by the exons ATGGCCGACGACTTCGGCTTCTTCTCCTCGTCCgagggcgccgccgccgaggaggaCCCGGCCGCCGACTTCCTGGCCCAGCAGGAGAGCGCGATCGCGGGCATCGAGAACGACGAGGGCTTCGGGCCGACCGACGGCGAAggggccccggcctcggccccggccccgccggaaCCGG cTGGTTTCCAGAATGGAGGAGCCACTGTCAATGGAGATGTCTTTCAG GAGTCCAACGGCCCCACAGATGCTTATGCAGCCATAGCCAAGGCTGACCGGCTGACCCAGGAGCCTGAGAGCATCCGCAAGTGGAGGGAGGAACAGAAGAAGCGGCTGGAGGAGCTGG ATGCAGCATCAAAGGTGACTGAGCAGGAATGGCGTGAGAAGgccaagaaggacctggaggAGTGGAACCTGCGTCAGAATGAGCAGATGGAGAAGAACCGCGCAAACAACAG GATCGCTGACAAAGCCTTTTACCAGCAGCCGGACGCCGATGTGATTGGCTATGT GGCCTCGGAGGAAGCGTTCCTGAAGGAGTCCAAGGAGGAAGCCCCGGGCTCTGAGTGGGAGAAGGTGGCCCAGCTCTGTGATTTCAACCCcaaaagcagcaagcagagcaAGGATGTCTCGCGGATGCGCTCAGTGCTCATCTCCCTCAAACAGACGCCCCTGTCCCGCtag
- the HIGD2A gene encoding HIG1 domain family member 2A, mitochondrial produces MAAGPPPPLERSPLPVFREEGFGDKFLRKTRENPLVPLGCLCTVGVLTYGLISFKRGNVRQSQLMMRARILAQGFTFAALLGGMVVTAMKSRK; encoded by the exons atggcggcggggcCTCCTCCGCCGCTGGAGCGGAGCCCGCTGCCCGTGTTCCGCGAGGAGGGCTTCGGGGACAAGTTCCTGCGCAAGACCCGCGAGAACCCCCTGGTGCCCCTCG GCTGCCTCTGCACTGTCGGCGTCCTGACCTACGGGCTGATCAGCTTCAAGAGGGGCAACGTCCGCCAGTCTCAGCTGATGATGAGGGCACGTATCCTGGCCCAGGGCTTCACCTTCGCAGCCCTCCTGGGAGGCATGGTGGTCACGGCGATGAAATCGAGGAAGTGA
- the NOP16 gene encoding nucleolar protein 16: MPKAKGKSRRQKFAYNLNRKRLYRSARRRAAPRIECSHVRHAWDPAKSVAQNLADMGLAEDPNKAVPIPKKKLLGAEMEIDGQEKGKKTVRKPYVLNEMEYEASLPEKKSNTLSRDLIDYVRYMIQNHGENYKEMARDEKNYYQDTPKQIKRKINVYKNFYPEEYKDFVASLKQEKMDVQ, translated from the exons ATGCCGAAGGCCAAGGGGAAGAGCCGGCGGCAGAAGTTCGCCTACAACCTCAACCGCAAGCGGCTCTACCGCagcgcgcgccgccgcgccgcgccccgcatCGAGTG ctcccacgTGCGCCATGCCTGGGACCCCGCCAAGTCGGTGGCGCAGAACCTGGCCGACATGGGCCTGGCCGAGGACCCCAACAAGGCCGTCCCCATCCCGAAgaagaagctgctg GGGGCGGAGATGGAAATCGATggacaggagaaagggaagaaaacagtgcGAAAGCCCTATGTGTTGAACG AGATGGAATATGAGGCCAGTCTTCCTGAGAAGAAGTCAAACACACTTTCGCGAGACCTCATTGACTACGTGCGGTACATGATACAGAACCATGGCGAGAACTACAAG GAAATGGCACGAGACGAGAAGAACTACTACCAGGACACACCCAAGCAGATCAAGAGAAagatcaatgtgtacaagaatTTCTATCCTGAGGAGTACAAGGATTTTGTTGCGTCGCTCAAGCAGGAAAAGATGGATGTGCAGTGA
- the ARL10 gene encoding ADP-ribosylation factor-like protein 10, protein MAPPGAFRHLTLALGAAVAALGSLLFIAWKIYFRGVGTGGGTGWAGWWERELRQLREQQSRDPPDGTLDWRQVLVLGLDGAGKSSVLHYICSETAKERIAPTHGFNSARLHTEGLEMDLLEVGGSRNLRAYWPHYLSQAHVLVFVVDSVDRSRLLTARQELHALLAEEPRLPLVVLANKQDKSDALSAAELHDELALHTLDGQREFFLLPTSATWASLSSATSVLHVKSLLVTLLSQP, encoded by the exons atGGCTCCGCCCGGTGCCTTCCGGCACCTGACGCTGGCCCTGGGGGCCGCCGTGGCCGCCCTcggctccctcctcttcatcGCCTGGAAGATCTACTTCCGCGGCGTCGGcaccggcggcggcaccggctgGGCCGGCTGGTGGGAGCGGGAGCTGCGGCAGCTGCGGGAGCAGCAGAGCCGAGACCCCCCCGACGGCACG ctggaCTGGAGGCAGGTGCTGGTCCTGGGGCTGGACGGAGCAGGGAAGAGCAGCGTCCTGCACTACATCTGCAGTGAGACAGCCAAGGAGCGCATCGCGCCCACGCACGGCTTCAACTCTGCCCGGCTGCACACTGAGGGGCTGGAGATGGACCTACTGGAGG TGGGCGGCAGCCGGAACCTGCGGGCTTACTGGCCGCACTACCTGAGCCAGGCCCACGTGCTGGTGTTCGTGGTGGACTCGGTGGACAGGTCGCGCCTCCTCACCGCGCGCCAGGAGCTGCACGCGCTGCTGGCTGAGGAGCCCCGGCTGCCCCTGGTTGTGCTGGCCAACAAGCAG GACAAGAGCGATGCCCTGAGCGCGGCGGAGCTGCACGACGAGCTGGCCCTGCACACCCTCGACGGCCAGCGGGAGTTCTTCCTCCTGCCCACCAGCGCGACCTGGGCCAGCCTCAGCAGCGCCACCAGTGTCCTCCACGTCAAGAGCCTGCTGGTCACCCTGCTCTCGCAGCCCTGA
- the KIAA1191 gene encoding putative monooxygenase p33MONOX, with amino-acid sequence MSARQPDAPALEQGGGALPGKMSLPLGVPRRAFSYDDALEDTAPMTPPPADLGANVLWKQPVIPERKYQELAKIEEGDAHMNAPVITPSSSTESVNKVPVVKAKATHIIMNSLFTKQTQESIQRFEQQAGLRDAGYTPHKGLMTEETKYHRVAEAVHKLKMQSGEMTKEDKQTSSAQSTPSSTPHSSPKHKTRGWFSQGASVSIAGPDFVAIEAGGDRLPSEKWSFFGPKAIQKSTNDPGAFTIQSYKGAQKPSPMELMRAQATRMPDDPVTFKPPKMDVPVTEGRKRSPRSHNIKPQDLNVLTPTGF; translated from the exons ATGAGCGCGCGGCAGCCGGACGCCCCCG CgctggagcagggcggcggcGCCCTCCCGGGCAAGATGTCGCTGCCCCTCGGCGTGCCGCGGCGGGCCTTCAGCTACGACGACGCCCTGGAGGACACGGCGCCCATGACGCCGCCGCCCGCCGACCTGGGCGCCAACGTCCTCTGGAAGCAGCCGGTGATCCCCGAGCGCAAGTACCAGGAGCTCGCCAAG ATTGAGGAGGGGGATGCTCACATGAACGCACCTGTCATAACGCCTTCATCTTCCACTGAAAGTGTGAACAAGGTTCCTGTGGTGAAGGCCAAGGCCACTCATATCATCATGAACTCTCTCTTCACAA agcagactcaagagagcATTCAGCGCTTtgagcagcaggcagggctgagaGATGCTGGCTACACTCCCCACAAAGGCCTCATGACAGAGGAGACAAAGTATCATCGAGTGGCTGAGGCAGTCCAT AAGTTAAAAATGCAGAGTGGAGAGATGACAAAAGAAGATAAACAGACTTCCTCTGCTCAGTCCACTCCAAGCAGCACTCCCCACTCTTCTCCCAAGCACAAAACGAG GGGTTGGTTTAGTCAGGGAGCCTCTGTTTCTATCGCTGGCCCTGACTTTGTTGCCATAGAAGCTGGTGGGGACAGATTGCCATCTGAAAAATGGAGCTTTTTTGGACCCAAAGCTATCCAGAAATCCACCAATGATCCAG gaGCATTTACCATCCAGTCCTATAAGGGTGCCCAGAAGCCATCTCCAATGGAGCTGATGCGTGCCCAGGCTACTAGGATGCCAGACGATCCAGTGACCTTCAAGCCACCCAAAATGGACGTTCCAGTCACAGAAGGGAGGAAACGATCTCCACGTTCCCATAATATCAAACCTCAGGATCTGAATGTCCTCACTCCAACAGGGTTCTAA